The region TCCTGAAACCAAAAGCAATATTATGAAAAAACCTTCCATATCACCCATTGCCATTTGTACTTGGGGATTTGTTGATGCTAATGCCAAAGCAGGACAATCACTGGAAAACGGTAAAAATGCTTTAGATGCTGCAATTGCAGGGGTTTCAGTAGAAGAAGAAAATCTAAAAAACACAACCGTTGGAAAAGGCGGAACACCAGATAGAGCTGGTAACGTTACATTAGATGCTTGTGTCATGGATAGTACAGGAGATTGTGGTGCAGTGGTTTGTGTAGAAAACATTACCAATGTGGCTGCTCTAGCCAAACAAGTCATGACTGAAACGCCTCATGTGATGCTTGCAGGTCAAGGTGCAGAAGAATTTGCCTATACCCAAGGATTTAAAAAAGAACAATTACTTACAGAAGACTCTAAAAAAGCATGGGAAACATGGAAAAAATCACCAGAATACAAACCTATAATTAATATCGAAAATCACGACACCATAGGTATGCTATGTTTAGATAAAAATGGCGATATTGCTGGTGCTTGTACCACCTCTGGATTATCTTATAAAATGAAAGGTCGGATTGGCGATTCTCCCATAATTGGTTCAGGATTATTTATTGACAACTCTATTGGTGGAGCTGCAGCAACAGGATTAGGGGAAGAAATTATGAAAACAGTAGGTAGTTTTTTAATTGTCGAACTCATGCGAAACGGAATGCATCCGCAACAAGCTTGCGAAGAAGCTGTACGTCGAGTTACCTCAAAAAATCCAAGCTATAAAGATTTTCAGGTTGCCTATATTGCTATCAATACAGCAGGAGAAACAGGTGCTTATTGTATACATGAAGGATTTAGATACATGAAATATCAAGATGGTGTCAATCACAATATATTGTCTGATTGTGTTGTAAAAACCTAATGGGTCAAGTTTTATTTAAAAAACAACCAACTATACACAAAACAAGGTAATTCTTACATTAATACTATTATAACTAACTTTTAGTCTGTAACTTTAAATCTAAATCCATTAGTTATGAAACAACTTTACTTTACATCCCTCTTGCTACTAACTCTGTCATTCGGATTTGCTCAACCAGCAAACGATGATTGCTCAAATGCACAGATAATTACTGTTAGTACTACTAATTTAAATGTCCCTTTTGATATTAATACTGCCACTTTAAACAACCAAGAAGGCTGTTCTGGTACGACTGCAGATTATGCTGATGTTTGGTTTGAATTTACAATGCCAACCAATGGAAATCTATATATAGATGGTTCTTTATCTTGGAACCAATTTGCCATTTACGATAGTTGTGGAGGCACAGAATTAAACTGTTTCTCTAGCAATGGGCTTTTAGATAATTTAGTATCTGGAACGACTTATACACTCAGAGTTTTTAGAGCTTCTGGAACCGCTAACAATACGTCTTATCAAAGTTTTAGTATCATAGCTTATGATACGGTAACAAATGACGATTGTACTTCATCAGAAAATATTTCAGTAACTGCTACTAATACTACAGTAAATTTTGAAATTGCTGGTGCAGAAATAAACAACGAAGTAGGATGTTCCGGAACAATCAATGATTACTTAGACATTTGGTATGATTTTACTATGCCTTTTGACGGAAATCTTTATATAGAAGGCTCAATTAGTTGGAATAATTTTGCACTATATGACACATGTAGTGGTACAGAAATCCAGTGCGGAAGTGCTAACGAGTTTGTTGAAGGCTTAATATCTGGAACTAACTACAAACTACGTGTTTTCAGAACTGTAGCTACTGCAGATAATACAAGTTATAAAGCTTTTAGCATTGTTGCCTACCAATCCGTTGCTAATGATACTTGTGCTGCTGCGGAAAACATAACCGTTACAACAACAGGTTCTACAGTCAATTTTGAGATTGCTGGTGCGGAAATTAATAATGAAGAAGGTTGCTCAGGTACAACAAACGATTACCTAGACATTTGGTATGATTTTACAATGCCTGTAAACGGAAATCTGTACATAGATGGTTCCATCAACTGGAATAATTTTGCGCTTTACGATGCATGTAGTGGGACAGAAATACAATGTGGTAGTGCTAACGAATTTATTGAAGGTCTTACAGCTACTACCAACTACAAACTGCGCGTGTTTAGAACTATTGCAACCGCAGACAACAATAGCTATAAATCTTTTTTTATTAGAGCATTTGAGACCGTGACTAATGACGATTGTGCTTCTGCTGAAAATATAACAGTAACGACTGACCAACAAACCATTAATTTTGATATTGGTGGTGCCTCAATAAATAATGAAGAAGGCTGTACTGGTACAACAAACGACTATGCAGACATTTGGTATGAATTTACAATGCCAGTAAATGGTAATCTTTTAGTAAATGGAGCTATCAATTGGAATAATTTTGCTCTTTACGACGCATGCAGTGGGACAGAAATACAATGTGGTAGCTCAAGTGAGCAGTTTGACGGTCTTACCGCAACTACCAACTATAAACTACGTGTATTTAGAACACTGGCTAACACAGATAATAATAACTACCGTAGTTTTACCATACAAGCATTTGAAATAATAACTAACGACGATTGTGCTTCTGCTGAAACTATTAACGTTTTATCAGGAACACCAACTACAGTTAATTTTGGTATCGCTGGTGCTAATGTAAATAATGAAGAAGGATGTTCTGGCGGAACTGTTGCAGACTATGCAGATATTTGGTATGATTTTACAATGCCAGAAGATGGATTTATAATTATAGATGGCACAATTAATTGGAATAATTTTGCAGTATATGATGCCTGTGCAGGAACACAACTAGGATGTTTTAGTGCTTCTGGAAACGTTGGTGGTTTAACTAACGGAACAACTTATAAATTACGCTTATTTAGAGGTGCATCTACAGCAACTAACACTAATTATAAAAGCTTTACTATAGAAAGCAGTGCAACTTTAAGCACAGATGATTTATCATTAGATAAAAAAGTAACAATTTTTCCAAATCCAGCAGAAGATTTTGTTCAAATAAAGACAAGTTTAGATATTGATTTAATAAGTCTTTATGATATTAATGGACGATTGATTTTGGATATTCCTTATACTGAAAGACTGAGTTTAGAGCACTTAGATTCTGGAGTTTATTTCCTAAAATTAAAATCTAAGAATCTAATAACAACAAAAAAAATCATAAAAAATTAACATTAAAAAAGGCGAAACAAATGTTTCGCCTTTTTTAATAATTATAACGTTTGTTTATTGCTTTACAAAAACATTAGTAGCATCAGAATCTGAAAAAGTAGTGCTTGACACATCTCCATTGGCGTCAAGAAATACTATTTCATATTCAAAAAAACTAGGTCTTACTAATACATTATTTGAAGGTAAAGTAAAAATAACATCTTCTCCACCAGCGCTGGCAACAAAACTTCCATTAGCCGACTGAGTCCAAGTAAAATTAAATATAAAATTATCTTCTTCACATACGTAGCTAAAGGTTTCTACATTATTCTGGTTTGTAAGCGTAAGGTCTAAATCCGTAGTATAAGTAACACTACCTGTACCATCTGCATTAAAAACAATCGATTCTCCTTGATAGCAACCGGTTTCAGCAATAAGATCACTTGACTCAACTCCATCGTTATTCAAATCAAATGAATCATTTTCAACATTAAACTCAGATATTACCCAAGTACCTACAATAGCAGGTGTTGTATCAGTATTAGAGTCGTCATCACTTGAACATGATAGAGCACATAAACCTAAAAAAGCAAATAATATTTTTCTCATATTTTAAAATTTTAAACACAAACATACAATATATATTTACAATTGCAATTCAATTAATTTCTATTTAAAGCATAAGTTTTTGTAGTTTTATAATCTTCAAAAAACAAAATTCATGTCAGATCAAAAACGCCTTTTTTTAGTTGATGCTTATGCACTTATATTTCGTGGTTATTACGCCTTTATAAAAAACCCACGAATCAATTCTAAAGGAGAAGACACCTCAGCTATTATGGGTTTTATGAACTCGTTATTAGACGTTATTAAACGTGAACGTCCAGACCATTTAGCGGTATGTTTTGATAAAGGTGGTAGTACAGATAGAGTCGAAATGTTTGAAGCTTATAAAGCAAATAGAGACGAAACACCAGAAGGTATTCGTACCGCAATTCCGCATATCTGTAATATTCTGGAAGCCATGCATATTCCAATCATGGTAAAAGAAGGTTATGAAGCAGATGATGTCATTGGTACATTATCCCGTCAAGCGGAAAAAGAAGGTTATAAAGTCTTTATGGTCACTCCAGATAAAGATTTTGCGCAACTAGTTACCGAAAACATTTTTATGTATAGACCTGTTTTTGGTGGTGGTTATGAAACTTGGGGCATCCCAGAAGTACAGAAAAAATTTGAAGTCACAGACCCAATGCAAGTCATTGACTTTTTGGGTATGATGGGAGATTCTAGCGATAATATTCCTGGACTTCCAGGTGTTGGAGAAAAAACTGCGAAGAAGTTTTTAGCAGCCTACGGAAGTATGGAAAATCTTTTAGCTAATACACACGAGCTTAAAGGTAAAATGAAAGAAAAGATTGAGGCGAATGGTGAGTTGGGTTTACTATCTAAGAAATTAGCAACCATTATGTTAGATGTTCCTGTAACGTTTAACGCTAAAGATTTTGAACTCGATCATCCAGATGTTGAAAAAGTAAAAGAAATATTTCAAGAATTAGAGTTTAGACGACTCACAGATAATTTTGTAAAAACCTTTACGTCTGGTGCAGAAGCTACTTCCAAATCAAATACTAATGGAACTGTCACTTCGAGCACTTCGTCTTCGCTCAGTACAGGCTCTGTCGAGAAGTCTTCAAATTCAACCTCAGTTTCAAGTTCAAATTCTAACGCAGGTGCAGGACAATTTTCATTGTTTGGAGCAGAACCTTCATCTGCGACTGAAACCGTTTCAGAATACACTAGAAAAACCATTGAAACTACCTCGCATTTTTACCAAAGCGTTGCGCCAGGAATGGCAACCAAACTATTCATTAAAAATTTAATGAATCAAACTAGCGTATGTTTTGATACGGAAACCACAGGACTTAATCCATTAACTGCTGAGTTGGTAGGTATTGCATTTTCTTGGGAAGTTGGTAAAGGCTTTTATTTACCTTTTCCAGAAGACAGACAAGAAGCACAATCTATTATCGAAGAATTACGATGTTTTTTTGAAAGTGAAACCATCGAAAAAGTAGGACAGAATTTAAAGTACGATATCAAAGTACTTGCAAAATATAATGTCGAAGTTAAAGGTAAACTGTTTGACACCATGTTAGCGCATTATTTAATCAATCCTGACATGCGTCACAATATGGATGTGTTGGCAGAAACCTATTTAAACTACACACCAGTATCTATCACAGAACTGATTGGTAAAAAAGGGAAGAATCAATTGTCTATGCGTGATGTTCCGTTAGAGAAACAAACCGAATACGCAGTAGAGGATGCAGATATCACACTTCAACTAAAAGAGCATTTTGAAAAAGAATTAGGCGAAGCCAACACCCAAAAACTATTTAATGATATCGAAGTGCCTTTACTTCGTGTACTGGCTGCAATGGAACTAGAAGGTATTAATTTAGATGAAACATTCTTAAATAGTTTGTCTGAAGAGTTGGATAACGACATCAAAACCTTAGAAGCTAAAATTTACGATGTTGCTGGTGAAGAATTTAATATCGCGTCACCAAAGCAATTGGGTATTATTTTATTCGAAAAATTAAAACTCGTCGATAAGCCTAAAAAAACAAAAACTGGTCAGTACAAAACAGGAGAAGATATTTTATCCTATTTAGCCAAAGACCATGAGATTATCCAAAACATTTTAGACTATCGTGGACTTGCAAAATTAAAAAGTACCTATGTAGATGCGTTACCGCTTCAAGTTGAACCTACAACTGGTCGTGTGCACACAGATTATATGCAAACCGTTGCTGCAACAGGACGATTAAGTAGTAATAATCCTAATTTACAGAACATCCCAATACGAACTGAACGTGGTCGTCAAGTGCGAAAAGCGTTTGTACCACGTAACGACGACTATATTTTACTAGCAGCCGATTACAGCCAAATAGAACTGCGTATTATTGCTGCATTAAGTAAAGAAGAAACCATGATTGAAGCCTTTAAAAATGGTGAAGATATTCATGCGTCGACTGCATCTAAAGTGTTTAATGTGCCTATTGAAGAGGTGACTAGAGAGCAACGTAGCAATGCCAAAACCGTAAACTTTGGGATTATTTATGGTGTGTCTGCTTTTGGACTAAGTAACCAAACCGATTTGTCTCGTAGCGAAGCCAAAGAGTTGATAGATACCTATTACGAAACCTACCCTAAGCTTAAAAAATACATGAGCGAGCAAGTCGATTTTGCGCGTGATAACGGTTACGTAAAAACCGTTTTAGACAGACGTCGTTATTTAAAAGATATTAATAGTCGTAACGCTGTAGTGCGTGGAGCTGCAGAACGTAATGCGGTAAACGCACCAATACAAGGTAGTGCTGCAGATATTATTAAAATTGCCATGATTAATATTTATAATAAGTTATCCCACGGAAATTTTAAAACTAAAATGCTCTTACAAGTGCATGATGAATTGGTCTTTGATGTCTATAAACCTGAACTTGACGAAATGAAAACCTTGATTAAAACCGAAATGGAGAATGCTTTTAAAATGGAGGTTCCGTTAGATGTTGAAGTCGATACTGGTTTGAATTGGTTGGAGGCGCATTAACTAAAATTATAAGTTTATTTGATATTGAATTCTTTTATTTTTAATTATTGATTCTAACTCATCCATTTTGAGCAAACAATAAGAAAAAGAATCAGGATGTAAAGATATAAAGCAAAACCTAAATCTATCTCCAACTAATTTTGCGAAATTAAATTCATTCTCTGTAGCTCCAAAGAAAAATCCTTTTGGGTTTTCTGGCAGAAACTTTTTAGTTGTCTTTATCTCAATGAATTGAATTTCATCTAAATGTGTCTCTATATAATCTTCTTTAAATTTAATTCCTTTCAATTTAGGTATATAAATCATATCAAAAGACTGTTTAAAACTATATGGTAATTCAAGGATATCAAGCAAAGTTTTTTTCATTGGTAAATCAATCTTAAAAAAACCTGTTTGCTTTTCTAACATATATCTAATTCCTTCTTTCTCTGTAACATTATTAGATAATGTCAATTTAAAACTATGAGCTCTTGACATTATTCTTCGGTTTTCAATTGATAATCATTAAAGCTTAGTTTTGGGTTCTGATTTTCAAAATTCAGCAATTCAGAAATCTCGATTTCAAATGCTTTTGAAAAGACTGCAATATTAGTTAGTGAAATATTACGTTCACCTCTTTCAATCATACCAATGTATGTTCTGTGAAAACCTGTTTTAAAAGATAGTTTTTCTTGACTCAGTTTATTCTCAAGTCTTAACTCTCGAATTCTTAGCCCAAATTCTTTAAGAAGGAATTTATTTACCATTAATCGAAACTATACTTATTGTATGCAATAATCAACATACAATAAGTATCATTTCATTATATTTACTTTTAAAAAATATAATGATTTGGTATGCAAGGAAATCTAGCGATGATGGAAAGGGAATGAATAAAGGAGTTCTTTTTTATGAAGGTGAACATTATTCAAGGACAGAAGAACATGCAAAAAAATATGTAGAATCTCTAGGTTTAGTTTGGGAGGAAGAACTTAAGACTATCAACACAAAAGATGAATGGTTCTACTTTACTGATTGGGAAGAGCTAGATGAAGAAGAATTTTATGATTTTGAAGGTAACACATATAAAATATGTCATAACTGCAAAGGTGTAGTTAGAGTATTAACTGAATTAAATCTTTGCAAAAAATGTGGAATTTATACTTAAAATCTAACGTCTCTTCTTCCTAGACTTATACTTAACCTTCTGCTTCCTTTGATTAAAAGGTACAGCATCATTAAACGTGTCTTTGGCTTCACCATTAGGCTTGTTTTTACGCCATTTTTCTTTCTTTTCTGGTAAGAGTACTTTTAGTAAATCTTGACGACCAACTTTATTCAACGTCTTTTTTATCCACGCTTTGTTTTCGTCTTTATACCAAAAGAAAAAACGGTGTTGCTCGTCTTTTTCTTTTCGGGTTTTTGGCGTGTTTACTTTTTTAAGCGTGTAAGGATGGTAACCACTATAGTAAATAACAGTCGCTACTGTCATTGGTGTTGGAGTAAACCCTTGTACTTGCTCTAACTGGAAACCCATATCTTTAGTTTCGGCAGCGAGGTTTGCCATATCTTCAACTTCGCAAGCTGGATGATTAGAAATAAAATAGGGTATTAATTGAAGCTTTAAATTCTTCTTGATATTAATCTTATCAAAACGCTCTTTAAACTTATGGAAGTACGAGAACGACGGTTTCCGCATTAATTTTAAAACAGGATCACTCGTGTGTTCTGGCGCGACTTTTAAGCGTCCAGAAACGTGCTTGGTCATCACTTCTTCGGTATAAGCATCCAACTCTTTTGGGTCTGCATTTTTATTAAATTCTGGCACTAACATATCATGTCTAATTCCAGAACCTATAAATGATTTTTTTACTTTAGGATGACTGTCTACCGCTTGATATAATTCGGTTAACGGTTTATGAGACGTATCTAAATTACTACAAATTACTGGCGAAATACAACTAGGTGCCACACACTTATCACAGATAGCTTGCACTTTACCTTTCATTTGATACATATTAGCACTTGGTCCACCAATGTCGCTTAAATAGCCTTTAAAGTCTGGCATATTGGCAACTTTATCAACTTCTTTTAAAATCGATTCTTTACTACGACTTGCTATAAATTTTCCTTGATGCGCAGATATGGTACAAAAGCTACAACCACCAAAACAACCTCTGTGAATATTTATAGAAGTCTTAATCATCTCATAAGCTGGTATTGGTCCACGCTTATTGTATTTTGGATGTGGTAATCGTGTGTAAGGCAAATCAAAAGACGCATCAATCTCTGCTTCCGTCATGGTTGGATATGGCGGATTAATCATCAACGTCTTATTACCAACTTTCTGAAAAATTCGTCTTGCTGCCAACTTATTAGACTCTTGCTCTATGACTTTAAAGTTAGAGGCGTATTTTTTCTTGTCTTTTAAACAAACTTCGTGTGATGCGATTTCGACATCTTCCCAATTACTATTCTTCGGAATTTTTTCATCTTTATCCATCAACACAGCTGTTTGCAATACCGTGTTAATACTATTAAAAGGAACACCTTTCTCTAACAAACGCACTATTTCACGTAGAGGTTGCTCTCCCATTCCATACACCAGCATATCTGCTTTAGAAGTCTCTAAAATAGTTGGCATCAATTTATCACTCCAATAATCGTAATGCGTAACACGACGAAGCGAACCTTCAATTCCACCAATTAAAACAGGTGTGTCTGGCCATTTTTCTTTTAAGATATTACTATAAACTGTTGAGGCATAATCTGGTCTAA is a window of Olleya sp. YS DNA encoding:
- a CDS encoding N(4)-(beta-N-acetylglucosaminyl)-L-asparaginase — its product is MKRRTFIKNASISGLGIAVGSTTLNCDKKPKNTSNPETKSNIMKKPSISPIAICTWGFVDANAKAGQSLENGKNALDAAIAGVSVEEENLKNTTVGKGGTPDRAGNVTLDACVMDSTGDCGAVVCVENITNVAALAKQVMTETPHVMLAGQGAEEFAYTQGFKKEQLLTEDSKKAWETWKKSPEYKPIINIENHDTIGMLCLDKNGDIAGACTTSGLSYKMKGRIGDSPIIGSGLFIDNSIGGAAATGLGEEIMKTVGSFLIVELMRNGMHPQQACEEAVRRVTSKNPSYKDFQVAYIAINTAGETGAYCIHEGFRYMKYQDGVNHNILSDCVVKT
- a CDS encoding T9SS type A sorting domain-containing protein, which translates into the protein MKQLYFTSLLLLTLSFGFAQPANDDCSNAQIITVSTTNLNVPFDINTATLNNQEGCSGTTADYADVWFEFTMPTNGNLYIDGSLSWNQFAIYDSCGGTELNCFSSNGLLDNLVSGTTYTLRVFRASGTANNTSYQSFSIIAYDTVTNDDCTSSENISVTATNTTVNFEIAGAEINNEVGCSGTINDYLDIWYDFTMPFDGNLYIEGSISWNNFALYDTCSGTEIQCGSANEFVEGLISGTNYKLRVFRTVATADNTSYKAFSIVAYQSVANDTCAAAENITVTTTGSTVNFEIAGAEINNEEGCSGTTNDYLDIWYDFTMPVNGNLYIDGSINWNNFALYDACSGTEIQCGSANEFIEGLTATTNYKLRVFRTIATADNNSYKSFFIRAFETVTNDDCASAENITVTTDQQTINFDIGGASINNEEGCTGTTNDYADIWYEFTMPVNGNLLVNGAINWNNFALYDACSGTEIQCGSSSEQFDGLTATTNYKLRVFRTLANTDNNNYRSFTIQAFEIITNDDCASAETINVLSGTPTTVNFGIAGANVNNEEGCSGGTVADYADIWYDFTMPEDGFIIIDGTINWNNFAVYDACAGTQLGCFSASGNVGGLTNGTTYKLRLFRGASTATNTNYKSFTIESSATLSTDDLSLDKKVTIFPNPAEDFVQIKTSLDIDLISLYDINGRLILDIPYTERLSLEHLDSGVYFLKLKSKNLITTKKIIKN
- a CDS encoding lipocalin family protein, giving the protein MRKILFAFLGLCALSCSSDDDSNTDTTPAIVGTWVISEFNVENDSFDLNNDGVESSDLIAETGCYQGESIVFNADGTGSVTYTTDLDLTLTNQNNVETFSYVCEEDNFIFNFTWTQSANGSFVASAGGEDVIFTLPSNNVLVRPSFFEYEIVFLDANGDVSSTTFSDSDATNVFVKQ
- the polA gene encoding DNA polymerase I; this translates as MSDQKRLFLVDAYALIFRGYYAFIKNPRINSKGEDTSAIMGFMNSLLDVIKRERPDHLAVCFDKGGSTDRVEMFEAYKANRDETPEGIRTAIPHICNILEAMHIPIMVKEGYEADDVIGTLSRQAEKEGYKVFMVTPDKDFAQLVTENIFMYRPVFGGGYETWGIPEVQKKFEVTDPMQVIDFLGMMGDSSDNIPGLPGVGEKTAKKFLAAYGSMENLLANTHELKGKMKEKIEANGELGLLSKKLATIMLDVPVTFNAKDFELDHPDVEKVKEIFQELEFRRLTDNFVKTFTSGAEATSKSNTNGTVTSSTSSSLSTGSVEKSSNSTSVSSSNSNAGAGQFSLFGAEPSSATETVSEYTRKTIETTSHFYQSVAPGMATKLFIKNLMNQTSVCFDTETTGLNPLTAELVGIAFSWEVGKGFYLPFPEDRQEAQSIIEELRCFFESETIEKVGQNLKYDIKVLAKYNVEVKGKLFDTMLAHYLINPDMRHNMDVLAETYLNYTPVSITELIGKKGKNQLSMRDVPLEKQTEYAVEDADITLQLKEHFEKELGEANTQKLFNDIEVPLLRVLAAMELEGINLDETFLNSLSEELDNDIKTLEAKIYDVAGEEFNIASPKQLGIILFEKLKLVDKPKKTKTGQYKTGEDILSYLAKDHEIIQNILDYRGLAKLKSTYVDALPLQVEPTTGRVHTDYMQTVAATGRLSSNNPNLQNIPIRTERGRQVRKAFVPRNDDYILLAADYSQIELRIIAALSKEETMIEAFKNGEDIHASTASKVFNVPIEEVTREQRSNAKTVNFGIIYGVSAFGLSNQTDLSRSEAKELIDTYYETYPKLKKYMSEQVDFARDNGYVKTVLDRRRYLKDINSRNAVVRGAAERNAVNAPIQGSAADIIKIAMINIYNKLSHGNFKTKMLLQVHDELVFDVYKPELDEMKTLIKTEMENAFKMEVPLDVEVDTGLNWLEAH
- a CDS encoding helix-turn-helix transcriptional regulator, whose translation is MVNKFLLKEFGLRIRELRLENKLSQEKLSFKTGFHRTYIGMIERGERNISLTNIAVFSKAFEIEISELLNFENQNPKLSFNDYQLKTEE
- a CDS encoding YgiQ family radical SAM protein, which gives rise to MQELKLSDWLPTTNKEVKIRGWDTLDVILFSGDAYVDHPTFGPAVIGRLLESMGLRVAIVPQPNVNDNLQDFVKLGKPRLFFGVTGGCMDPMISNYNANKKRRDKDAYTPNGDIGFRPDYASTVYSNILKEKWPDTPVLIGGIEGSLRRVTHYDYWSDKLMPTILETSKADMLVYGMGEQPLREIVRLLEKGVPFNSINTVLQTAVLMDKDEKIPKNSNWEDVEIASHEVCLKDKKKYASNFKVIEQESNKLAARRIFQKVGNKTLMINPPYPTMTEAEIDASFDLPYTRLPHPKYNKRGPIPAYEMIKTSINIHRGCFGGCSFCTISAHQGKFIASRSKESILKEVDKVANMPDFKGYLSDIGGPSANMYQMKGKVQAICDKCVAPSCISPVICSNLDTSHKPLTELYQAVDSHPKVKKSFIGSGIRHDMLVPEFNKNADPKELDAYTEEVMTKHVSGRLKVAPEHTSDPVLKLMRKPSFSYFHKFKERFDKINIKKNLKLQLIPYFISNHPACEVEDMANLAAETKDMGFQLEQVQGFTPTPMTVATVIYYSGYHPYTLKKVNTPKTRKEKDEQHRFFFWYKDENKAWIKKTLNKVGRQDLLKVLLPEKKEKWRKNKPNGEAKDTFNDAVPFNQRKQKVKYKSRKKRR